The following are encoded together in the Mammaliicoccus vitulinus genome:
- a CDS encoding poly(glycerol-phosphate) alpha-glucosyltransferase: MDINYHICEILKNHKSCKRVFVSLGHPSMKAVVKNFNYDHVDRNVQKFIDTYRKKSGKQPTWIKIDVVTSIESLPYEKLKNDLIQTRRNYVQYGFSLHENWKLAFLPEEINANAFIRPTNKENVFILSEKNITHYIRRYKDLFMVYLHNDYENKQVYKFYTESYLIEGNEVIKLESEGYRKGLRFIEDLSSEIDSMIEKATEFLKNQIQDSGQYIYGYFPHFDKEIDFYNNLRHSSSTYALIEALTYLNKDVSIIRKPIDYLIKNYLYEVDDFAHIYDDTNGVNEIKLGQNATFILAICEYLKYAADDGSYLEAAQKVAKGILQMIDKDAHTVHILNYPDLTVKEKFKIVYYDGEAALALLRLYQLDHNEQWLNTVKMLFETFIQEQYWKYHDHWLGYCTNELVQIDPQEKYYKFGIQNVSSYLDYIQQRETTYPTFLEMLMATYHLVEKAKKTGYSELVKEYLDEEKFIKTIHIRADYERTGYFYPEIAMYFKNPAKILNSFFIKHHGYRVRIDDIEHYLSGYVQYQKVFK, translated from the coding sequence ATGGATATTAATTATCATATATGCGAAATTTTAAAGAATCACAAAAGCTGTAAAAGGGTGTTTGTTAGCTTAGGTCATCCGTCTATGAAAGCTGTAGTTAAAAATTTTAATTATGATCATGTTGATAGAAATGTACAAAAATTTATAGATACGTATCGGAAGAAAAGTGGGAAACAGCCTACATGGATAAAAATAGATGTTGTAACGTCTATAGAAAGCTTGCCGTATGAAAAGTTGAAAAATGATTTAATTCAAACACGTAGAAACTATGTGCAATATGGATTTTCATTACATGAAAATTGGAAACTCGCTTTCTTACCTGAAGAAATCAATGCAAATGCTTTTATAAGACCTACGAATAAAGAAAATGTTTTCATACTATCTGAAAAGAATATCACACACTATATTAGAAGGTATAAAGATTTATTTATGGTTTATTTGCATAATGACTATGAAAATAAACAAGTTTATAAATTCTATACTGAAAGCTATTTGATTGAAGGAAATGAAGTCATAAAGTTAGAATCAGAAGGATATAGAAAAGGATTGAGATTTATTGAGGATCTTAGCAGTGAAATAGATAGCATGATTGAAAAAGCTACTGAATTTTTGAAAAATCAAATTCAAGATAGTGGTCAATACATTTATGGATACTTCCCACATTTCGATAAAGAAATAGATTTTTATAATAATTTAAGGCACAGTTCTTCAACTTATGCACTAATAGAAGCCTTAACGTACTTGAACAAAGATGTAAGTATTATTAGAAAGCCCATTGATTATTTAATTAAAAACTATTTATATGAAGTGGATGATTTTGCTCATATTTATGATGATACAAATGGCGTTAATGAAATAAAATTAGGGCAAAATGCAACATTTATATTGGCGATTTGCGAGTATTTAAAATATGCAGCAGACGATGGTTCATATCTAGAAGCTGCACAAAAAGTAGCAAAAGGTATATTACAGATGATTGATAAAGATGCTCATACAGTTCATATATTAAATTATCCAGATTTAACTGTGAAAGAAAAGTTTAAAATTGTATATTATGATGGGGAAGCAGCTTTAGCATTATTAAGATTGTACCAATTAGATCATAATGAACAATGGCTTAACACAGTTAAAATGCTCTTCGAGACATTCATACAAGAACAATATTGGAAATATCATGACCATTGGCTTGGCTATTGTACAAACGAACTTGTGCAAATTGACCCACAAGAAAAATATTATAAATTTGGTATACAAAACGTTTCTAGCTACTTAGATTATATACAGCAAAGGGAGACGACTTACCCGACATTTTTAGAAATGTTAATGGCGACATATCACTTAGTTGAAAAAGCTAAAAAAACCGGTTATTCCGAACTCGTCAAAGAATATTTAGATGAAGAAAAATTCATTAAAACCATTCATATACGAGCTGATTATGAAAGAACGGGCTATTTCTATCCAGAAATTGCAATGTACTTTAAGAATCCAGCTAAAATATTGAATTCTTTCTTTATTAAACACCATGGTTACCGAGTTAGAATTGATGATATTGAACATTATTTATCAGGTTACGTACAATATCAGAAAGTGTTTAAATAG
- a CDS encoding ribonuclease HI family protein, protein MPQIYFDAATKGNPGESSCSSVIIIENERHYFTKNIGVMDNHRAEWEALIFSIQNAIDLNVKNALIYTDSKLVGDSIEKDFVKNEMFKCYFNEFKQLERAFDLIFVKWIPRSQNKEANQLAQQALRKKLKSKK, encoded by the coding sequence ATGCCACAGATTTATTTTGATGCAGCTACTAAAGGTAATCCTGGAGAAAGTTCATGTTCAAGCGTGATTATAATTGAGAATGAAAGACATTATTTCACTAAAAATATCGGTGTAATGGATAATCATCGTGCAGAATGGGAAGCTTTAATCTTTTCAATTCAAAATGCGATTGATTTAAATGTCAAAAATGCTTTGATATACACCGATTCAAAATTAGTTGGAGATAGTATAGAGAAAGATTTTGTTAAAAATGAAATGTTTAAATGTTATTTTAATGAATTCAAACAATTAGAACGAGCCTTTGATTTAATATTTGTAAAGTGGATACCTAGATCACAGAATAAGGAAGCAAATCAATTAGCACAACAAGCTTTGAGGAAAAAATTAAAAAGCAAGAAGTAA
- a CDS encoding queuosine precursor transporter yields the protein MYNELIGIGTFFVTFILMLVLYRIFGKTGLFVWVAIGTIIANIQVIKTVELFSVSATLGNVMFASIYLATDILNDIYGRKQAKKAVWLGFSSVIVMVILLQCSLAFIPAQDDVSQQALETIFNIVPRIALGSIIAYIIGQHLDVLLFTLIKKKFSSDKTFYIRAYGSTVVSSIVDTAIFVLIAFYGNLPNSVVFEIFITTYFLKLLTTISNVPFGYIAKSMYRKGKIAE from the coding sequence ATGTATAATGAATTAATAGGTATTGGCACATTCTTCGTTACATTTATATTAATGTTAGTCCTTTACCGAATTTTTGGAAAAACTGGTCTGTTTGTTTGGGTTGCTATAGGTACTATTATAGCAAATATACAGGTTATTAAAACAGTAGAACTATTTTCAGTCAGTGCAACGCTCGGAAATGTGATGTTCGCTTCAATTTATCTTGCAACAGATATATTAAACGATATCTATGGTAGAAAACAAGCTAAAAAAGCAGTTTGGTTAGGATTTTCATCCGTTATAGTTATGGTGATATTGCTACAATGCTCATTGGCGTTTATACCAGCACAAGATGACGTTTCACAACAAGCACTCGAAACAATATTTAATATTGTACCAAGAATCGCTTTAGGTTCGATCATTGCTTATATTATTGGTCAACATTTAGATGTATTATTGTTTACTTTAATTAAGAAAAAGTTTTCATCTGATAAGACTTTCTATATAAGAGCATATGGAAGTACAGTAGTCAGTTCAATCGTAGATACAGCGATATTTGTATTAATCGCATTTTACGGTAACTTACCAAATAGTGTTGTGTTCGAAATTTTCATCACCACATATTTCTTAAAACTACTTACAACAATATCTAACGTACCTTTCGGCTATATTGCAAAATCAATGTATAGAAAAGGCAAAATTGCTGAATAG
- a CDS encoding 5'-3' exonuclease, with translation MGNKILLIDGMALLFRHFYATSIHKQFMRDSKGIPTNAVQGFVRHAYTVINDIQPTHVAVCWDMGSKTFRNDMFESYKANRTAPPEEMIPQFDRAKEIAEKLGLLNIGIKNYEADDVIGTISKQAQAEGHETYIVSGDRDLLQCINTNVDIWLTKKGFNIYNKYDILKFRDEYGLEPHQLVDVKAFMGDTADGYPGVKGIGEKTAIKLIQQYETVENVLENMHDLTAGQQKKIITYRDDLAISKRLAQIHTDVPLETDDLLNEMTYNHQIEHSINICNEHELFVSSKYLSTNYL, from the coding sequence ATGGGAAACAAAATATTATTAATAGATGGTATGGCTTTATTATTTAGACATTTCTATGCGACAAGTATACACAAACAATTTATGAGAGATTCTAAAGGTATTCCAACAAACGCCGTGCAAGGTTTCGTGAGACACGCTTACACAGTTATAAATGACATACAACCTACTCATGTTGCAGTATGTTGGGATATGGGTTCGAAGACATTCCGTAATGATATGTTCGAGTCATATAAAGCAAACCGTACTGCACCACCTGAAGAAATGATTCCACAATTTGATAGAGCGAAAGAAATCGCAGAAAAGTTAGGCTTGCTTAACATAGGCATTAAGAACTATGAAGCGGATGATGTCATCGGTACAATTAGTAAACAAGCACAAGCAGAAGGCCATGAAACATATATCGTTAGTGGCGACCGCGATTTATTACAATGTATCAATACGAATGTTGATATTTGGTTAACGAAAAAAGGCTTCAATATTTACAACAAATATGACATTTTAAAATTTAGAGATGAATACGGATTAGAACCACATCAATTAGTAGATGTAAAAGCCTTTATGGGCGATACAGCTGATGGTTATCCGGGTGTAAAAGGAATAGGTGAGAAGACAGCTATTAAACTTATACAACAATATGAAACAGTTGAAAATGTTTTAGAAAATATGCATGACTTAACGGCAGGTCAACAGAAAAAGATTATTACGTATAGAGATGATTTAGCGATATCTAAACGTCTTGCACAAATTCATACAGATGTACCTTTAGAAACGGATGATTTATTAAATGAAATGACTTACAATCATCAAATAGAACATTCAATCAACATTTGTAATGAACATGAATTATTTGTTTCAAGTAAATATTTATCTACTAACTATTTATAA
- a CDS encoding Rib/alpha-like domain-containing protein: MDKQRRLQKFSIRKYTVGTCSILIGTLIFLGVPTHDAFASENDANVIKHEDSLNDKDKDVVEDNTNNKDSANQDKALDLSSESVPNNVETSEVEPTNEDHLSESTEQENNAEVEAPSEEHSSEATAKEAHAEEDHETLAEQNAKVNHEENNQSEESTAPQDHQELENKDAVKQQTGKNVETSDNKRNEHESSRDIEADNDSVSSEDDKAERPNTSAVSDPMKATDTAANRVEFQPSVPESIAVADISVLTDYDRERVLKRILKANAQLSAENVSVAPDGTATIVYDGATAVIEGAKLVHAADAISEGTGFREVVGPNRETGAFKAANGESTTKEGGTVDGTVVYHQDIQLDPVTGKRNITWTIEYNLANYAWPSRPFIYFTVPHGVEVQSIEKYDGFGRGRNWEREWTVNPSTFNNISRWIVSKKHPERNKWRDTFDNEWNTRIARGYDNEFTSFLNDNLKDKMNEAYLSEEVGGGDNRAYKMVVRAVVDAETKVDLPFMAGLVASNRLNPTNRVTGNMRAIPIPDNLRYNPTASRVTRPEGGLTAVDVTGAVADKGNGTVAIKEGVTLPTTSGDYTVPVVVTYADGTKDELNVPVTITKVAKATNFENYFVWEDTPTTKEFTTGTITAANERPITGLHLTGGQGDPNDPQAFVHDDVVNFTQPADKSQIIFSKGNIVHHFANGDILPYYTVRAVVETGSSTKEAVSEKFKIASLRVTDPTTPIEKQANQTVTAEEIKDKAFENYRGTTNEADGNIGYNITKDQIQAEIVDSADIATAQPTTTLPTKGKNNPVYVKLTTPSGQDKIVTVIVNYPSDKDKYNPTVTKVTKPETSPVTAEEVKNAISTPDGAEITNKEVKVDIPTEVGKHTVPVEVTYGDGSKETVDVPVEITKVDDNQKYDPVVAPISKPETEEVTADTIKDAVTAPDGAEITNKEVKGEIPTEVGKHTVPVEVTYGDGSKETVDVPVEITHDANKDTDGDSTPDKDDNDIDGDGVNNEDEKLIGTDPKKTDSDGNGTPDGEEDYDNDGIKNSDESDPASNQPTDKDGDGNPDIITPKDTDGDGTPDKDDNDIDGDGVNNEDEKLIGTDPTNPDTDGNGTPDGEEDYDGDGIKNSDESDTSSNQPTDKDGDGNPDITTAKDTDGDGTPDKDDNDIDGDGVNNEDEKLIGTDPTNPDTDGNGTPDGEEDHDGDGIKNSDESDPASNQPTDTDGDGQPDINTPKDTDGDGTPDKDDNDIDSDGVNNEDEKLIGTDPTNPDTDGNGTPDGEEDHDGDGIKNSDESDPASNHPTDTDGDGQPDINTPKDTDGDGTPDKDDNDIDGDGVNNEDEKLIGTDPTNPDTDGNGTPDGEEDHDGDGIKNSDESDPASNHPTDTDGDGQPDITTPKDTDGDGTPDKDDNDIDGDGVNNEDEKLIGTDPTNPDTDGNGTPDGEEDHDGDGIKNSDESDTSSNHPTDTDGDGQPDITTPKDTDGDGTPDKDDNDIDGDGVNNEDEKLIGTDPTNPDTDGNGTPDGEEDHDGDGIKNSDESDTSSNQPTDKDGDGNPDITTAKDTDGDGTPDKDDNDIDGDGVNNEDEKLIGTDPTNPDTDGNGTPDGEEDHDGDGIKNSDESDPASNHPTDTDGDGQPDITTPKDTDGDGTPDKDDNDIDGDGVNNEDEKLIGTDPTNPDSNSNGTPDGEEDYDGDGIKNSDESDTSSNQPTDTDGDGNPDITTPYDSDSDSDSDSDSDSDSDSDSDSDSDSDSDSDSDSDSDSDSDSDSDSDSDSDSDSDSDSDSDSDSDSDSDSDSDSDSGSDSDSDSDSDSDSDSDSDSDSDSDSDSDSDSDSDSDSDSDSDSDSDSDSDSDSDSDSDSDSDSDSDSDSDSDSDSDSDSDSDSDSDSDSDSDSDSDSDSDSDSDSDSDSDSDSDSDSDSDSDSDSDSDSDSDSDSDSDSDSDSDSDSDSDSDSDSDSDSDSDSDSDSDSDSDSDSDSDSDSDSDSDSDSDSDSDSDSDSDSDSDSDSDSDSDSDSDSDSDSDSDSDSDSDSDSDSDSDSDSDSDSDSDSDSDSDSDSDSDSDSDSDSDSDSDSDSDSDSDSDSDSDSDSDSDSDSDSDSDSDSDSDSDSDSDSDSDSDSDSDSDSDSDSDSDSDSDSDSDSDSDSDSDSDSDSDSDSDSDSDSDSDSDSDSDSDSDSDSDSDSDSDSDSDSDSDSDSDSDSDSDSDSDSDSDSDSDSDSDSDSDSDSDSDSDSDSDSDSDSDSDSDSDSDSDTDSDSDTDSDSDSDSDSDTDSDSDSDSDSDSDSDSNVNKGSDADNNTPGYGKDSSSTSVKPGMSTHIPQTGDNTFPPGTKFEVPPSKVPNGWIVTVDPNTGDITVTPPANAVPGSIVNIPVMVTYPDGTSEEVNVEVVVAGDSAAQDSVTSNQADVQNKQMSSNSEEQTANAMQVSKDNVSRNSDMNKDMSNDMNKDDASKAKVLPDTGEQPIENTTLFGSLFAGLGSLFLFGRRKDEKEENE; the protein is encoded by the coding sequence ATGGACAAGCAACGGCGATTACAAAAGTTTAGTATCCGTAAGTACACGGTAGGTACTTGCTCGATATTAATCGGTACGCTCATATTTTTAGGTGTACCAACTCATGATGCATTTGCTTCTGAGAATGACGCAAATGTAATCAAACATGAAGATTCATTAAATGATAAAGACAAGGATGTTGTAGAAGACAATACAAACAACAAAGATTCAGCTAATCAAGATAAAGCATTAGATTTATCTAGCGAATCAGTCCCTAATAATGTTGAAACGTCTGAAGTAGAACCAACAAATGAAGATCATTTATCAGAATCGACAGAACAAGAAAATAATGCGGAAGTAGAGGCTCCAAGTGAGGAACATTCATCAGAGGCAACAGCTAAAGAAGCGCATGCAGAAGAGGATCATGAAACATTAGCAGAACAAAATGCAAAAGTAAATCATGAGGAAAATAACCAATCAGAAGAATCGACAGCGCCGCAAGATCATCAAGAGCTTGAGAACAAGGACGCTGTTAAACAACAAACCGGGAAAAATGTTGAAACATCTGATAATAAACGAAATGAACATGAAAGTTCTCGAGACATAGAAGCTGACAACGATAGCGTTTCATCAGAAGACGACAAAGCTGAAAGACCGAACACGTCCGCAGTGTCTGATCCAATGAAAGCAACAGATACAGCTGCTAATCGTGTAGAGTTTCAACCAAGTGTGCCAGAGTCTATTGCAGTAGCTGATATTTCTGTACTAACAGACTATGATCGGGAGCGTGTCTTGAAGCGGATTTTGAAGGCCAATGCCCAGTTGAGTGCTGAAAATGTAAGTGTCGCTCCTGACGGTACTGCAACGATTGTCTATGATGGTGCAACTGCTGTCATCGAGGGGGCAAAACTTGTCCATGCAGCGGACGCAATTTCAGAAGGGACAGGCTTCCGTGAGGTTGTAGGTCCAAATAGAGAAACAGGAGCCTTTAAAGCGGCAAATGGGGAGTCAACTACAAAGGAAGGTGGAACTGTTGATGGAACGGTTGTTTATCACCAAGATATCCAACTAGACCCCGTAACAGGTAAGCGAAATATTACTTGGACGATAGAGTATAACCTTGCGAATTATGCTTGGCCATCAAGACCGTTTATTTATTTTACTGTACCACATGGAGTAGAAGTTCAATCAATTGAAAAATATGATGGTTTTGGACGAGGGCGAAATTGGGAACGCGAATGGACTGTTAATCCGTCAACTTTTAATAATATTAGTCGATGGATTGTTTCAAAAAAACACCCTGAGCGGAATAAGTGGAGAGATACGTTTGATAATGAGTGGAATACTCGTATAGCACGTGGTTATGATAATGAGTTTACAAGTTTCTTAAATGACAACTTAAAAGATAAAATGAACGAGGCTTATCTTTCTGAGGAAGTTGGTGGTGGTGATAATCGTGCCTACAAAATGGTCGTTCGTGCAGTAGTAGATGCAGAGACCAAAGTGGATTTGCCGTTTATGGCAGGTTTGGTTGCTTCTAATAGACTAAATCCAACTAACCGTGTTACGGGTAATATGCGAGCAATCCCAATTCCTGATAATCTACGCTACAATCCAACTGCGTCTCGTGTTACTCGGCCAGAAGGTGGATTGACTGCGGTTGATGTGACTGGTGCCGTAGCGGATAAGGGAAATGGTACCGTAGCAATCAAAGAAGGTGTCACACTTCCAACTACCTCTGGAGATTATACTGTCCCAGTCGTCGTGACATACGCAGATGGGACAAAAGATGAGTTGAACGTACCTGTTACGATTACGAAAGTAGCGAAGGCGACGAATTTTGAAAATTATTTTGTCTGGGAAGATACACCAACGACCAAAGAATTTACGACAGGAACAATCACAGCTGCGAACGAACGTCCGATTACAGGTCTTCATTTGACTGGAGGTCAAGGCGATCCCAATGATCCACAAGCATTTGTGCATGATGATGTGGTGAACTTCACGCAACCTGCTGATAAGAGTCAAATTATCTTTAGTAAAGGAAATATTGTCCACCATTTTGCGAACGGAGATATTCTTCCATACTATACGGTTCGAGCTGTTGTCGAGACTGGTTCGTCTACTAAAGAAGCGGTTTCTGAGAAGTTCAAGATTGCTTCCTTGCGTGTAACAGATCCGACAACTCCGATTGAAAAGCAGGCAAACCAAACGGTTACAGCGGAAGAAATCAAGGATAAGGCATTTGAAAACTACCGTGGTACTACGAATGAAGCAGATGGCAATATTGGATACAATATCACAAAGGATCAAATCCAAGCTGAAATCGTTGATTCTGCTGATATTGCTACTGCGCAACCAACCACTACTCTACCAACAAAAGGCAAGAACAATCCAGTTTATGTCAAATTGACGACCCCAAGTGGCCAAGACAAGATTGTAACAGTTATTGTTAATTATCCGTCTGACAAGGATAAGTACAATCCAACGGTAACTAAGGTTACCAAGCCAGAAACCAGTCCAGTTACGGCAGAGGAAGTTAAAAACGCAATTTCGACACCAGATGGCGCTGAAATTACCAACAAGGAAGTTAAAGTTGATATTCCAACAGAGGTCGGTAAGCATACAGTCCCAGTCGAAGTGACATACGGTGATGGTTCTAAAGAAACAGTCGATGTTCCTGTTGAAATCACTAAGGTGGATGACAACCAGAAATACGATCCAGTTGTCGCTCCAATCAGTAAACCAGAAACTGAGGAAGTCACAGCCGATACCATCAAGGATGCCGTAACTGCTCCAGATGGTGCAGAAATTACCAACAAGGAAGTCAAAGGTGAAATTCCAACAGAGGTCGGTAAACATACAGTCCCAGTCGAAGTGACATACGGTGATGGTTCTAAGGAAACAGTCGATGTTCCTGTTGAAATCACTCATGATGCTAACAAAGATACAGATGGTGATAGCACACCAGACAAAGACGATAATGATATCGATGGTGACGGTGTAAACAATGAGGACGAAAAACTCATTGGTACTGATCCTAAGAAAACAGATTCTGACGGAAATGGTACACCTGACGGTGAAGAAGATTATGATAACGACGGCATTAAGAACAGTGATGAATCTGATCCAGCTTCTAATCAACCAACAGATAAAGATGGAGATGGTAATCCAGATATTATTACACCGAAAGATACAGATGGTGACGGCACACCAGACAAAGATGATAATGATATCGATGGCGATGGTGTAAACAATGAGGACGAAAAACTCATCGGTACAGATCCAACAAATCCAGATACTGACGGTAATGGTACACCTGACGGTGAAGAAGATTATGATGGCGACGGTATTAAGAACAGTGACGAATCTGATACATCTTCTAACCAACCAACGGATAAAGATGGTGACGGTAATCCAGATATCACGACTGCGAAAGATACAGATGGCGACGGTACACCAGACAAAGATGATAATGATATCGATGGCGATGGTGTAAACAATGAAGATGAAAAACTCATCGGTACAGATCCAACAAATCCAGATACTGATGGTAATGGTACACCTGATGGTGAAGAAGATCATGACGGCGACGGCATTAAAAACAGTGATGAATCTGATCCAGCTTCTAATCAACCAACGGATACTGATGGTGATGGTCAACCAGATATCAATACACCGAAAGATACTGACGGAGATGGTACGCCAGATAAAGATGATAATGATATCGATAGCGACGGTGTAAACAATGAGGATGAAAAGCTCATTGGTACAGATCCAACAAATCCAGATACTGATGGTAATGGTACACCTGATGGTGAAGAAGATCATGACGGAGATGGCATTAAAAACAGTGATGAATCTGATCCAGCTTCTAATCATCCAACGGATACTGATGGTGATGGTCAACCAGATATCAATACACCGAAAGATACTGACGGAGATGGTACGCCAGATAAAGATGATAATGATATCGATGGCGACGGTGTAAACAATGAGGATGAAAAGCTCATTGGTACAGATCCAACAAATCCAGATACTGATGGTAATGGTACACCTGATGGTGAAGAAGATCATGACGGAGATGGCATTAAAAACAGTGATGAATCTGATCCAGCTTCTAATCATCCAACGGATACTGATGGTGATGGTCAACCAGATATCACGACACCGAAAGATACTGACGGAGATGGTACGCCAGATAAAGATGATAATGATATCGATGGCGACGGTGTAAACAATGAAGATGAAAAACTCATTGGTACAGATCCTACAAATCCAGATACTGATGGTAATGGTACACCTGATGGTGAAGAAGATCATGACGGAGATGGCATTAAGAACAGTGACGAATCTGATACATCTTCTAATCATCCAACGGATACTGATGGTGATGGTCAACCAGATATCACGACACCGAAAGATACTGACGGAGATGGTACGCCAGATAAAGATGATAATGATATCGATGGCGACGGTGTAAACAATGAGGATGAAAAACTCATTGGTACAGATCCAACAAATCCAGATACTGATGGTAATGGTACACCTGACGGTGAAGAAGATCATGACGGCGACGGCATTAAGAACAGTGACGAATCTGATACATCTTCTAACCAACCAACGGATAAAGATGGTGACGGTAATCCAGATATCACGACTGCGAAAGATACAGATGGCGACGGTACACCAGACAAAGACGATAATGATATCGATGGCGATGGTGTAAACAATGAAGATGAAAAACTCATTGGTACAGATCCAACAAATCCAGATACTGATGGTAATGGTACACCTGATGGTGAAGAAGATCATGACGGAGATGGCATTAAAAACAGTGATGAATCTGATCCAGCTTCTAATCATCCAACGGATACTGATGGTGATGGTCAACCAGATATCACGACACCGAAAGATACTGACGGAGATGGTACGCCAGATAAAGATGATAATGATATCGATGGCGACGGTGTAAACAATGAGGATGAAAAACTCATTGGTACAGATCCAACAAATCCTGATTCTAACAGTAATGGTACACCTGACGGTGAAGAAGATTATGATGGCGACGGTATTAAGAACAGTGACGAATCTGATACATCTTCTAACCAACCAACAGATACAGATGGTGACGGTAATCCAGATATAACTACTCCATATGATTCTGACTCAGACAGTGACTCAGACTCGGACAGTGACTCAGATTCAGATAGCGATTCAGACTCGGATAGTGATTCTGACTCAGATAGCGACTCAGACTCTGACAGCGATTCAGACTCGGACAGCGACTCAGACTCCGATAGTGACTCAGACTCAGACAGCGATTCAGATTCAGATAGCGATTCAGACTCGGATAGTGATTCTGACTCAGATAGCGATTCAGACTCGGGCAGCGATTCAGACTCGGACAGCGACTCAGACTCCGATAGTGACTCAGACTCAGACAGCGATTCAGACTCAGATAGCGACTCAGATTCAGATTCAGATAGCGATTCTGACTCTGACAGTGACTCTGATAGCGACTCTGATTCAGATAGTGACTCAGATTCAGATTCAGATAGCGATTCAGATTCAGATAGCGATTCAGATTCAGATAGCGATTCAGACTCGGATAGTGATTCAGATTCAGATAGCGATTCTGACTCTGACAGTGACTCAGATTCCGATAGTGACTCAGATTCTGATAGCGACTCTGATTCCGATAGTGACTCAGATTCTGATAGCGACTCTGATTCAGACAGTGATTCAGATTCAGACAGCGACTCTGATAGCGACTCTGATTCAGACAGTGACTCAGATTCAGATAGCGACTCTGATTCAGATAGTGACTCTGATTCAGATAGTGACTCAGATTCAGATAGCGACTCTGATTCAGACAGTGACTCTGATTCAGATAGCGACTCTGACTCAGACAGCGATTCAGATTCAGATAGCGATTCAGACTCGGATAGTGATTCTGACTCAGATAGCGATTCAGACTCGGACAGCGACTCAGACTCGGACAGCGACTCAGACTCCGATAGTGACTCAGACTCAGACAGCGACTCAGACTCAGATAGTGATTCTGATTCCGACAGCGACTCAGATTCTGATAGTGACTCAGATTCTGATAGCGATTCAGACTCAGACAGCGATTCAGATTCAGATAGCGATTCAGACTCGGACAGCGACTCAGACTCCGATAGTGACTCAGACTCAGACAGCGACTCTGACTCAGATAGTGATTCTGATTCCGACAGTGATTCAGACTCTGATAGCGACTCAGATTCTGATAGCGACTCTGATTCCGACAGTGACTCTGATTCAGATAGTGACTCAGATAGCGACTCAGACTCAGATAGTGACTCAGATTCAGATAGCGACTCTGATTCAGATAGTGACTCAGATAGTGACTCAGATTCTGATAGCGACTCTGATTCAGACAGTGATTCAGATTCAGACAGCGACTCTGATTCAGACAGCGACTCTGATAGCGATTCAGATTCTGACAGCGACTCTGATTCCGATAGTGACTCAGATTCCGACAGTGATTCAGACTCTGATAGCGACTCTGATTCAGATAGCGACTCAGACTCTGATAGCGACTCTGATTCCGATAGCGACTCAGATTCTGATAGTGACTCAGATTCCGACAGTGATTCAGACTCTGATAGCGACTCAGATTCAGATAGCGATTCAGACTCAGACAGCGACTCTGATTCAGATAGCGATTCAGATTCAGACAGCGATTCAGATTCAGATAGCGACACAGACTCAGACAGCGACACAGACTCAGACAGTGATTCAGATTCTGACAGCGACACAGACTCAGACAGTGATTCAGATTCCGATAGCGATTCAGACTCAGATAGCAACGTAAATAAAGGCAGCGATGCTGACAACAATACACCTGGTTATGGTAAGGATAGCAGCAGTACTTCTGTGAAACCTGGCATGAGTACTCATATCCCTCAAACTGGAGATAATACTTTCCCTCCTGGAACTAAGTTTGAAGTACCTCCTAGCAAAGTTCCTAATGGTTGGATTGTAACTGTTGATCCTAATACAGGCGATATAACTGTAACACCACCTGCAAATGCAGTTCCTGGTAGCATCGTTAATATTCCTGTTATGGTCACTTATCCAGATGGTACTTCTGAAGAGGTGAATGTTGAAGTTGTTGTAGCAGGAGATTCAGCAGCACAAGATTCTGTTACATCTAATCAAGCTGATGTTCAGAATAAACAAATGTCATCTAATTCAGAAGAACAAACAGCAAACGCTATGCAAGTTTCTAAAGATAATGTTTCTAGAAATAGTGACATGAATAAAGACATGAGTAACGACATGAATAAAGATGATGCTTCTAAAGCTAAAGTTTTACCTGATACAGGTGAACAGCCTATAGAAAATACAACTTTATTTGGTAGTCTGTTTGCAGGACTTGGTTCATTATTCCTATTTGGTCGTCGTAAAGATGAAAAAGAAGAAAATGAATAG